From Actinoplanes oblitus, a single genomic window includes:
- a CDS encoding maleylpyruvate isomerase family mycothiol-dependent enzyme: MTSTSPFPELVALVEERSAALREAVAAAPDPAVRVPGCPGWTLRDLLAHVGEVQRFWATAVTEADPSGPPSRERPGGPVPDGELLDWSAESTRMLGAALRAAGPEAPCWAWWPATAAPHTAGAVARHQVQEAAVHAYDAGVSLGRPEPLPAAVAVDGVHEFLATGLGSLGPWPHRPARVQYQAIEGPSWTVDLSPSGATADPAASGEPVTRVQGTASDLVLLLYRRIPLDAVRIDGDREVAAQLRDWTPR, encoded by the coding sequence ATGACTTCGACGTCGCCCTTCCCCGAGCTGGTCGCGCTGGTCGAGGAGCGCTCGGCGGCCCTGCGCGAGGCCGTCGCCGCGGCGCCCGACCCCGCCGTCCGGGTGCCGGGCTGCCCCGGCTGGACGCTGCGTGACCTGCTCGCCCACGTCGGCGAGGTGCAGCGGTTCTGGGCGACGGCGGTGACCGAGGCGGACCCGTCCGGCCCGCCGTCCCGGGAGCGGCCCGGCGGCCCCGTCCCGGACGGCGAGCTGCTGGACTGGTCCGCCGAGTCGACCCGGATGCTGGGCGCCGCGCTGCGCGCCGCCGGCCCGGAGGCGCCCTGCTGGGCGTGGTGGCCGGCGACGGCGGCGCCGCACACCGCCGGCGCGGTGGCCCGGCACCAGGTGCAGGAGGCGGCGGTGCACGCCTACGACGCCGGCGTGTCGCTGGGCCGGCCGGAGCCGCTGCCGGCCGCGGTGGCCGTCGACGGCGTCCACGAGTTCCTCGCCACCGGGCTGGGTTCGCTGGGCCCCTGGCCGCACCGCCCGGCCCGGGTGCAGTACCAGGCGATCGAGGGGCCGTCGTGGACCGTCGACCTGTCCCCGTCCGGCGCCACCGCCGACCCGGCGGCCAGCGGCGAGCCGGTCACCCGGGTCCAGGGCACCGCCAGTGACCTGGTGCTGCTGCTGTATCGCCGGATCCCGCTGGACGCCGTCCGGATCGACGGCGACCGCGAGGTCGCCGCCCAACTCCGCGACTGGACGCCGCGCTAG
- the sufD gene encoding Fe-S cluster assembly protein SufD: protein MTTEAIAPPSTKSQVLRSFDVADFPALTGLEEEWRFTPLKRLRDLVKATSLNGAAPSVEYADLPAGVTVSTADDVDPVLTPFDRISALAYGSAAGITVIEVAAEAVPAEAAVIRLVGKGGEAAAARTVVKVGNFAKATVVLQQTGTVTLADNIEVIIGDSAQLTFVTLAEWDHDAVQAQHVKFRVGKDARVQHLQVTLGGDLVRQFTSVDYTGRGGDAELWGLYFADAGQHQEHRQLVDHSVPDCRSYVGYRGALQGKSAHTVWVGDVLIRATATGTDTYEINRNLVLTDGARADSVPNLEIETGEVAGAGHASATGRFDDEQLFYLMARGIPEGEARKLVVRGFFAELINKIPVEELRERLGDAIEARLVEAGQ, encoded by the coding sequence ATGACTACCGAGGCCATCGCCCCGCCGAGCACCAAGTCGCAGGTGCTGCGCTCCTTCGACGTCGCCGACTTCCCGGCCCTGACCGGCCTGGAGGAGGAGTGGCGTTTCACCCCGCTCAAGCGGCTGCGTGACCTGGTCAAGGCCACGTCGCTGAACGGCGCGGCCCCGTCGGTGGAGTATGCCGACCTGCCGGCCGGCGTGACGGTCTCCACCGCCGACGACGTCGACCCGGTGCTCACCCCGTTCGACCGGATCAGCGCCCTGGCCTACGGCTCGGCCGCCGGCATCACCGTGATCGAGGTGGCGGCCGAGGCCGTGCCCGCCGAGGCGGCCGTGATCCGGCTGGTCGGCAAGGGCGGCGAGGCCGCGGCCGCGCGCACCGTGGTCAAGGTCGGCAACTTCGCCAAGGCCACCGTCGTGCTCCAGCAGACCGGCACCGTCACCCTGGCCGACAACATCGAGGTGATCATCGGCGACAGTGCCCAGCTCACCTTCGTGACGCTCGCCGAGTGGGACCACGACGCGGTGCAGGCCCAGCACGTGAAGTTCCGGGTCGGCAAGGACGCCCGGGTGCAGCACCTCCAGGTGACCCTGGGCGGCGACCTGGTCCGCCAGTTCACCAGCGTGGACTACACCGGCCGCGGTGGCGACGCCGAGCTCTGGGGGCTGTACTTCGCCGACGCGGGTCAGCACCAGGAGCACCGCCAGCTGGTCGACCACTCGGTGCCGGACTGCCGCAGCTACGTCGGTTACCGGGGTGCGCTGCAGGGCAAGTCGGCGCACACCGTCTGGGTCGGCGACGTGCTGATCCGGGCCACCGCCACCGGCACCGACACGTACGAGATCAACCGGAACCTGGTGCTGACCGACGGCGCCCGTGCCGACTCGGTTCCCAACCTGGAGATCGAGACCGGCGAGGTGGCCGGCGCCGGGCACGCCAGCGCGACCGGCCGGTTCGACGACGAGCAGCTGTTCTACCTGATGGCCCGCGGCATCCCCGAGGGTGAGGCGCGCAAGCTGGTGGTCCGCGGCTTCTTCGCCGAGCTGATCAACAAGATCCCGGTCGAGGAGCTGCGCGAGCGGCTCGGCGACGCGATCGAGGCCCGGCTGGTCGAGGCCGGTCAGTGA
- a CDS encoding cysteine desulfurase: MTFDVARVRKDFPIFDREVNGHPLVYLDSANTSQKPVQVLDVMRLHQEKHNGNVSRSVHTLGTESTELYEAARAKIAAFIGAGTPDEVVFTKNSTEAINLVAHAAGQLLALKPGDEIVISEMEHHSNLVPWQLLCERTGATLRWFGITDDGRLDESQLDDLINERTKLVSVVHMSNVLGTINDVTRLVERARQVGALVMLDASQSVPHLPIDVRELGVDFIAFTGHKMLGPTGIGVLWGRYDLLAEMPPFLAGGSMIETVTMARTTYAPPPARFEAGTPPITQAIGLGAAVDYLSALGMANIHQHEQEITAYALEQLSAVPGVRIFGPAEPEGRGGTVSFGVDGVHPHDVGQILDALGVEVRVGHHCARPVCVRFAVPAMTRASFYLYTTTEEIDALARGLDQVRKVFG, translated from the coding sequence ATGACTTTTGACGTCGCGCGGGTGCGCAAGGACTTCCCGATCTTCGACCGGGAGGTGAACGGCCACCCGCTGGTCTACCTGGACAGCGCCAACACCTCGCAGAAGCCGGTGCAGGTGCTCGACGTCATGCGCCTGCACCAGGAGAAGCACAACGGCAACGTGTCGCGCTCGGTGCACACCCTGGGCACCGAGTCGACCGAGCTCTACGAGGCCGCCCGCGCCAAGATCGCCGCGTTCATCGGCGCGGGCACCCCGGACGAGGTGGTGTTCACCAAGAACTCCACCGAGGCGATCAACCTGGTCGCGCACGCGGCCGGCCAGCTGCTCGCGCTGAAACCGGGCGACGAGATCGTGATCTCCGAGATGGAGCACCACTCCAACCTGGTGCCCTGGCAGCTGCTCTGTGAGCGGACCGGCGCCACGCTGCGCTGGTTCGGCATCACCGACGACGGCCGGCTTGACGAGTCCCAGCTGGACGACCTGATCAACGAGCGCACCAAGCTCGTCTCGGTCGTGCACATGTCCAACGTGCTCGGCACCATCAACGACGTGACCCGGCTGGTCGAGCGGGCCCGTCAGGTCGGCGCGCTGGTCATGCTGGACGCGTCGCAGTCAGTGCCGCACCTGCCGATCGACGTGCGCGAGCTGGGTGTCGACTTCATCGCGTTCACCGGCCACAAGATGCTCGGCCCGACCGGCATCGGCGTGCTGTGGGGCCGGTACGACCTGCTCGCGGAGATGCCGCCGTTCCTGGCCGGCGGCTCGATGATCGAGACCGTCACGATGGCCAGGACGACGTACGCGCCGCCGCCCGCCCGCTTCGAGGCCGGCACCCCGCCGATCACCCAGGCGATCGGGCTGGGCGCCGCTGTGGACTACCTGAGCGCGCTGGGGATGGCGAACATCCACCAGCACGAGCAGGAGATCACCGCGTACGCGCTGGAGCAGCTCTCCGCCGTCCCCGGCGTCCGGATCTTCGGTCCGGCGGAACCCGAAGGCCGCGGCGGGACGGTGTCGTTCGGGGTGGACGGGGTACACCCGCACGACGTGGGGCAGATCCTGGACGCGCTCGGCGTCGAGGTCCGGGTCGGCCACCACTGCGCCCGGCCGGTCTGCGTACGCTTCGCGGTGCCGGCGATGACCCGGGCCTCCTTCTACCTCTACACGACCACGGAGGAGATCGACGCCCTGGCGCGCGGTCTCGACCAGGTCCGGAAGGTGTTCGGCTGA
- the sufU gene encoding Fe-S cluster assembly sulfur transfer protein SufU, producing the protein MMLDGLYQEIILDHYKNPHGRGLRDPFDGEAHHVNPTCGDEITVRVSSDLSEISYDGLGCSISQASASVLHELLQGKDRHDAAEIHHAFVELMQSRGQVEPDEDVLGDGIAFAGVAKFPARVKCALLPWMAFKDAAARAGVDVGASPEVKA; encoded by the coding sequence ATGATGCTCGACGGGCTGTACCAGGAGATCATCCTGGACCACTACAAGAACCCGCACGGGCGTGGGCTGCGTGACCCCTTTGACGGGGAGGCGCACCACGTCAACCCGACCTGCGGCGACGAGATCACCGTACGAGTCAGCTCGGACCTCTCCGAGATCTCGTACGACGGTCTGGGCTGCTCGATCAGCCAGGCGTCCGCCTCGGTGCTGCACGAGCTGCTGCAGGGCAAGGACCGGCACGACGCCGCCGAGATCCACCACGCGTTCGTGGAGCTGATGCAGAGCCGCGGCCAGGTGGAACCCGACGAGGACGTGCTCGGCGACGGGATCGCCTTCGCCGGCGTGGCGAAATTCCCCGCCCGGGTGAAGTGTGCCCTGCTGCCGTGGATGGCATTCAAGGACGCCGCGGCGCGTGCCGGCGTCGACGTGGGCGCGAGCCCGGAGGTGAAGGCATGA
- the sufC gene encoding Fe-S cluster assembly ATPase SufC: MSTLEIRDLQVSVKLPDGELKPILAGVDLTIKSGETHAIMGPNGSGKSTLAYSIAGHPKYEITGGSVTLDGQDVLALTVDERARAGLFLAMQYPVEVPGVSVANFLRTAKTAIDGEAPKLRTWAGELRGAMEKLQMDPAFAQRNVNEGFSGGEKKRHEIMQLELLKPKMAILDETDSGLDIDALQVVSEGVNRVRATGETGFLLITHYTRILRYIKPDFVHVFVGGRIVEEGGPELGERLEAEGYKKFVHA, translated from the coding sequence GTGAGCACCCTGGAGATCCGCGACCTGCAGGTTTCGGTGAAGCTGCCCGATGGCGAGCTGAAGCCGATCCTGGCCGGGGTCGACCTCACCATCAAGTCGGGCGAGACGCACGCCATCATGGGCCCGAACGGCTCGGGCAAGTCCACCCTGGCCTACTCCATCGCCGGCCACCCGAAGTACGAGATCACCGGCGGCTCGGTGACCCTGGACGGCCAGGACGTGCTCGCGCTGACCGTGGACGAGCGCGCCCGCGCCGGCCTCTTCCTGGCGATGCAGTACCCGGTCGAGGTCCCCGGCGTCTCGGTGGCCAACTTCCTGCGTACCGCGAAGACCGCCATCGACGGCGAGGCGCCGAAACTGCGCACCTGGGCCGGCGAGCTGCGCGGCGCCATGGAGAAGCTCCAGATGGACCCGGCGTTCGCCCAGCGCAACGTCAACGAGGGCTTCTCCGGCGGTGAGAAGAAGCGGCACGAGATCATGCAGCTCGAACTGCTCAAGCCGAAGATGGCGATCCTCGACGAGACCGACTCCGGCCTCGACATCGACGCGCTGCAGGTCGTCTCCGAGGGCGTGAACCGGGTGCGGGCCACCGGCGAGACCGGCTTCCTGCTGATCACGCACTACACGCGGATCCTGCGCTACATCAAGCCGGACTTCGTGCACGTCTTCGTCGGCGGCCGGATCGTCGAGGAGGGCGGCCCGGAGCTGGGCGAGCGTCTCGAGGCCGAGGGCTACAAGAAGTTCGTCCACGCCTGA
- a CDS encoding nucleotidyl transferase AbiEii/AbiGii toxin family protein, with protein sequence MKEISGNFETHLTVYPGQADGLAAFAAEHGAEFLHIELDRGTTRSQPMLTLRGSGTLTEQLAIVRDWCHWLRVAGMDPIRSKIEAAPWADGVPGSDEAARKEPAHRYFEHHVKLRLPARVADLIAITDLVEPHGARLSRNARKRSADGTETRFVNQRCSRVGRDTASRRLDRLVSSLREAGHEVVSVEQEYVVHDDNLRLDDGWLPRATTATAGQALELDRVAPRRNDGFPDTYRPVPGTRQGLVFDPALKQHDDAYRAGEPIFRNPREGERWRAARRAALDHVLGVLAGGHWSRHLVLRGSVTMPAWAGAAAREPGDLDFVVIPAAVASDSPQAWALLDGIVAELAARPGAGLRPDRVQQSAIWTYERADGRRLVIPFTGPRIPEGIVQVDIVFGEELPIPPEPITLPGQERPILAATAGLSLAWKLLWLATDGYPQGKDLYDAVLLAERTTVDLALVRDLMRPELGDEADRFTAESVLHWPDIQWDNFFREYPELVTEPHELPWLRRLAVALDRAWG encoded by the coding sequence GATGCTCACCCTGCGCGGCAGCGGCACGCTCACCGAGCAGCTGGCCATCGTGCGGGACTGGTGCCACTGGCTGCGGGTGGCCGGGATGGATCCGATCCGCAGCAAGATCGAGGCCGCTCCGTGGGCCGACGGCGTGCCGGGTTCCGACGAGGCCGCCCGCAAGGAGCCGGCCCATCGGTATTTCGAGCACCACGTCAAGCTGCGCCTGCCCGCCCGGGTGGCCGACCTGATCGCGATCACCGACCTGGTCGAGCCGCACGGCGCCCGCCTCTCGCGCAACGCGCGGAAGCGCTCCGCCGACGGCACCGAGACCCGCTTCGTGAACCAGCGCTGTTCCCGGGTCGGCCGGGACACCGCGTCGCGGCGCCTGGACCGGCTGGTCAGCAGCCTGCGAGAGGCCGGCCACGAGGTCGTCTCGGTCGAGCAGGAGTATGTCGTGCACGACGACAACCTGCGACTCGACGACGGCTGGCTGCCCCGGGCCACGACCGCCACCGCCGGGCAGGCGCTCGAGCTCGACCGGGTCGCCCCGCGGCGCAACGACGGCTTCCCGGACACCTATCGGCCGGTGCCCGGCACCCGGCAGGGCCTGGTCTTCGATCCGGCGCTCAAGCAGCACGACGACGCGTACCGGGCCGGCGAGCCGATCTTCCGCAATCCCCGCGAGGGGGAGCGCTGGCGGGCCGCCCGCCGCGCCGCGCTGGACCACGTCCTCGGCGTGCTGGCCGGCGGGCACTGGAGCCGGCACCTGGTGCTGCGCGGCAGTGTGACCATGCCGGCCTGGGCCGGCGCGGCCGCCCGCGAGCCCGGTGACCTGGACTTCGTGGTCATCCCGGCCGCTGTCGCCAGTGACAGCCCGCAGGCCTGGGCGCTGCTCGACGGCATCGTCGCCGAGCTGGCCGCGCGGCCCGGCGCCGGCCTGCGCCCGGACCGGGTCCAGCAGTCGGCGATCTGGACCTACGAGCGGGCCGACGGCCGCCGCCTGGTCATCCCGTTCACCGGGCCGCGGATCCCGGAGGGCATCGTGCAGGTCGACATCGTGTTCGGCGAGGAGCTGCCGATCCCGCCCGAGCCGATCACCCTGCCCGGCCAGGAGCGGCCGATCCTGGCCGCCACCGCCGGGCTGTCGCTGGCCTGGAAACTGCTGTGGCTCGCCACCGACGGCTATCCGCAGGGCAAGGACCTGTACGACGCGGTGCTGCTCGCCGAGCGGACCACCGTCGACCTGGCGCTGGTCCGTGACCTGATGCGCCCGGAGCTGGGCGACGAGGCCGACCGGTTCACCGCGGAGTCGGTGCTGCACTGGCCGGACATCCAGTGGGACAACTTCTTCCGGGAGTACCCGGAGCTGGTCACCGAGCCGCACGAGCTGCCGTGGCTGCGCCGGCTCGCGGTGGCGCTGGATCGCGCCTGGGGATAG
- a CDS encoding metal-sulfur cluster assembly factor: protein MTDKTDEVPAWLAEERAAAAEAGEAVEVPEASVSEAAEKPAVTKKASVDDIEEAMKDVVDPELGINVVDLGLVYGVHVDDDNLATLDMTLTSAACPLTDVIEDQTRQALTTGPGGGLVQDFRINWVWLPPWGPDKITDDGREQLRALGFNV from the coding sequence ATGACCGACAAGACCGACGAGGTTCCCGCCTGGCTCGCCGAGGAGCGTGCCGCGGCCGCGGAGGCCGGTGAGGCAGTCGAGGTTCCCGAGGCCAGCGTGTCCGAGGCGGCGGAGAAGCCGGCGGTGACCAAGAAGGCCTCGGTCGACGACATCGAAGAGGCGATGAAGGACGTCGTCGACCCCGAGCTCGGGATCAACGTCGTCGACCTCGGCCTGGTGTACGGCGTGCACGTCGACGACGACAACCTGGCCACCCTGGACATGACGCTGACCTCGGCGGCCTGCCCGCTGACCGACGTGATCGAGGACCAGACCCGGCAGGCGCTGACCACCGGGCCGGGCGGCGGCCTGGTCCAGGACTTCCGGATCAACTGGGTGTGGCTGCCGCCGTGGGGCCCCGACAAGATCACCGACGACGGGCGCGAGCAGCTGCGGGCGCTGGGCTTCAACGTCTGA
- a CDS encoding Rieske (2Fe-2S) protein, with protein MTFENIGPASGIAKGTSLQVEVDGVEIAVVHADDDNFYAVRDECSHASVALSEGEVDGCTLECWLHGSRFDLRTGEPSGPPAIDPVAVYPVEIRDGDIYVSTTPSNGVEP; from the coding sequence GTGACGTTCGAGAACATCGGGCCGGCGTCCGGGATCGCGAAGGGCACGTCCCTCCAGGTGGAGGTCGACGGCGTCGAGATCGCTGTCGTGCACGCCGACGACGACAACTTCTACGCGGTCCGGGACGAGTGCAGCCACGCCTCGGTGGCCCTCTCCGAGGGCGAGGTCGACGGGTGCACGCTGGAGTGCTGGCTGCACGGCTCGCGCTTCGACCTGCGTACCGGTGAGCCCTCTGGACCACCCGCCATCGACCCGGTGGCGGTCTACCCCGTCGAGATCCGCGACGGAGACATCTACGTTTCGACGACACCGAGTAATGGAGTAGAGCCGTGA